A segment of the Alistipes communis genome:
CCATATTGCCCGAAATCGAGTTCAGGTGCGTCAGCGTCCCGTCGATATTTCCCTTGTTGTCTTTCAGCACGGCGTTGACGCTTTCGAGCGTGACCGACAGGTTGTCCATCACCCGCGTCAGACGCTCCTTCACGTCGGCCAGTTCGGTTCCGGCCGCCGCCAGCATGTCGCGCGTCTCGGCCGCCACGAGCGTGTCGCCCTTCGACAACAGCTGCGGGCTGTCGCCCATCTCGATGGCGATCGCCTTGCCGCCCATGAAACCGTCGCTGTAAATACGCGCCTTGGAGTCGCGCGGAATCCGGAAGGAGCGCCGCACGGTGAGCTGCAACACGACGTCGCGGCTCACCGAAGGATCGAAGCCGATCGCGGTGACCGTCCCGACCTTCACGCCCTGAATGGTGACGGGCGTGGCGGTCTGAATCCCGCTGATCTCCGGATAAGCCACATAATAGGGAATGTTGCGGCTGAAAATATCGATGCCGCTCAGAAAGCGGATGCCGCCCCACAGGCAGCCCAGCATGACGACGGCGAACACGCCTATCTTTACCTCTCGTCTCATAATTCGGAATGTTTATCGGGCGATCGCATCGCCTTCGTAACGCACGATGTAAGCGTCGCCGAAGCTCTTCTTCACCTGCGACAGCGCACGCTTGGCTTCGGCCTGCGTCGCGTAACGACCCACACAATACTTATAACGGTAGCGGCCCGCGGAACGCAGCTCGATCACCTTGTTCTTGTAGCTCTTGAATTGCCAGTCATTGGATTTCAGACGCTTGGTGCTGGCAAGAATCTGAATCGTATAGCCGCTCGACGGCTTCTTCGCAGCAGCGGCCTTCGCAGGCTGCGGAGCGGGTTCGGACACAACGGGCGCCGGTTCGACCGGCGCCTGCGTCGTGGCGTCGTCGCACTCTTCGACCAATTGCATTCCCCGTACGAAATTCACATAGTCCTTCACGGCGTTGAACAGCGAACGGGCGATCTCGTTCTGCCCCTTCTCGGAACACATGTAGCGCAGTTCTTCGGGATTGGACATGAAACCGATTTCGGTCAGCACACCCGGCATGTTGGTCGCATAGAGTACTTTGAGCAGTTGGGGTTTGGTCTTGCGCACGTACCGCCCCGCCTGCTTGTAGTTCTTCTCCAACAGCCGCGCCATCGCCTCGCTGTACTCGCCGTAGGTAAAACGCAGATTGGAGATATAGGCCCGCACGATCGCCGCCGTGCGCTGGTCGCTCATGTCGATGAACTCCTCCTTGTTGTTGGCGAAGAGCACCTCGTCGTTGATGCGCTGTTCGAGCGGGCTTTCGCCCATGATGAGCGTCTCGACGCCCCGCGCCGCCGCGGTGGGCGCCGCGTTGGTGTGGATCGAAAAGAACAGGTCGCCCTCGGCCTTGTTGGCGATGTCGGCCCGCGCCTGCAAATCCTTGGTCAGCGACTCGGAAAACTGCTTGTCGGTCTTGCGGGTGTAGACCACCTTCACTTCGGGAAGTTCCCGCTCGATGAGCGCGCCCAGTTTGAGCGCCACTTTCAGGTTGAGATCCTTCTCGTAGATTCCGCGATAGTGCGCTCCGGGAAATTTCGGCCCGCCGTGGCCCGCATCGATGACGATAACCCGTACCCCGCGCGCAATATTTTCCGCTCCGGCTCCGTTCGCACTCAGTGCGAAGCATACGCAAAGCGATATGATGAAAACCAGACGCCGCATGGCAAAAGTGGGATTAACTATGGTGTTTCTCTAATTTTTTACCTATCTTTGTCGGATGCAAAATCGGCCTCAGACAATCACGAAGGCCCGATTCCGGCGGTTTTGCCGACTCGTCGGCAAAGGTATGAATTTTTTTGGAATTTTGAAGCGATTTTCATTAAAATATCTCGCTGCGGCGTTCGTCGTCGTTCTCTTCACGGAGATGGTTTTCGGCTTTGCCCCCCACGCCGCGATACAACGTCCCGCAGAGACGGACGTCGCCGTTGCCGACAGCGGATCGACCGACAACGACCGCAGGGCGCAGCGCCTCTCGCGGCGCGAACGCCGCCGCATGAAGCAGGCCGCCGAAGCCCAGGAGCCGCCCGTCGTCTCCGATACGCTCGTGTTGCAGGCGGATTCGCTCCTGCCGCCCGACTCGCTGCGGGTGCCGTCCGATTCGCTCCAACGCGACACCACGCGCCGCAAAAAGGAGGGCGGAGCCTTCCTCGAAGACATCATGAACGGCAAGAACACCGACTCGCTGGTCTACGACATCCGCAACAAGATGGTCTACATCTACAACGAGGGCGACATCAACTACCAGGACATGAACCTCAAAGCCGACTTCATGCGCGTCAACATGGACACCCGGGAGATTTACGCCTACGGGAAGCCCGACACGCTGGAAGGGCAGCCCACGGTCACCCGCCCCGAATTCACCGAAGGTTCGGCCTCGCCCTACAAGATGGACACCATCACCTACAATTTCAAGTCGGGCAAGGCCAAGATCAAGGGCGTGGCGACGCAGGAGGGCGACGGA
Coding sequences within it:
- a CDS encoding MlaD family protein; the protein is MRREVKIGVFAVVMLGCLWGGIRFLSGIDIFSRNIPYYVAYPEISGIQTATPVTIQGVKVGTVTAIGFDPSVSRDVVLQLTVRRSFRIPRDSKARIYSDGFMGGKAIAIEMGDSPQLLSKGDTLVAAETRDMLAAAGTELADVKERLTRVMDNLSVTLESVNAVLKDNKGNIDGTLTHLNSISGNMDAVLAAEKGSLRTAIDNIGKFSTALGENSERFSSMIANLDRFSQQLTEADIDSLSLGLRTTLGELNRTVARINEGKGTVGRLMNDPRLYESLETASANLAALLEDLKAHPKRYVHFSLFGRKDKGEKVKTKEAAISAGDSLPAAR
- a CDS encoding N-acetylmuramoyl-L-alanine amidase codes for the protein MRRLVFIISLCVCFALSANGAGAENIARGVRVIVIDAGHGGPKFPGAHYRGIYEKDLNLKVALKLGALIERELPEVKVVYTRKTDKQFSESLTKDLQARADIANKAEGDLFFSIHTNAAPTAAARGVETLIMGESPLEQRINDEVLFANNKEEFIDMSDQRTAAIVRAYISNLRFTYGEYSEAMARLLEKNYKQAGRYVRKTKPQLLKVLYATNMPGVLTEIGFMSNPEELRYMCSEKGQNEIARSLFNAVKDYVNFVRGMQLVEECDDATTQAPVEPAPVVSEPAPQPAKAAAAKKPSSGYTIQILASTKRLKSNDWQFKSYKNKVIELRSAGRYRYKYCVGRYATQAEAKRALSQVKKSFGDAYIVRYEGDAIAR